One window from the genome of Pandoraea fibrosis encodes:
- a CDS encoding DUF2322 family protein yields the protein MIEPTPVFKDNLAQMAAIGSIEGIARIELRDSKGAVVATIENAPGKQGSLAVYHYLKQAFGTLDAKAAEHGLAVFGEHTADARQRPGAHPNVDRLLAIVAGSEALSIEEIAA from the coding sequence GTGATCGAACCGACCCCGGTCTTCAAGGACAACCTCGCACAGATGGCCGCCATCGGCAGCATCGAGGGCATCGCTCGCATCGAGTTGCGCGACAGCAAGGGTGCGGTGGTGGCAACCATCGAGAACGCCCCGGGCAAGCAAGGCTCGCTCGCCGTGTACCACTACCTGAAGCAGGCCTTCGGCACGCTCGACGCCAAGGCGGCCGAGCACGGCCTGGCCGTCTTCGGCGAACACACGGCCGACGCGCGCCAACGTCCGGGGGCTCACCCGAACGTCGACCGTCTGCTGGCCATCGTGGCAGGCAGCGAAGCGCTCAGCATCGAGGAAATCGCTGCCTGA
- a CDS encoding class I SAM-dependent methyltransferase — MTLIKRKSIEAEAFVSDERTTRAPRPAYKPRFAPVTFSEQGGVRYLHFGTEWVQGAMRLSKPDRIELEYAQQMMAWLLFMRAPKHVVQLGLGTGSITKFSHQHFPRTQVTAVELNPAVVVAARTMFSLPDDSRHLKVLEADAWDFVTDTANHGTVDVLQVDLYDATARGPVHDTPAFYKACRATLRAPGMLTMNLFGDHDSYPKNIRRLRQAFDNRVIEFPEVHDGNVIVLAFNGPLLSVEWKDVEARAKVVEAATGLPAKRWVKQLRSANGDGGPVLTI; from the coding sequence ATGACCCTCATCAAACGCAAATCCATCGAAGCCGAAGCGTTCGTCAGCGACGAGCGCACGACGCGTGCTCCCCGTCCCGCTTATAAGCCGCGCTTTGCGCCGGTGACATTCTCTGAACAGGGTGGCGTGCGTTACCTGCATTTCGGCACGGAGTGGGTGCAAGGGGCGATGCGTCTGTCCAAGCCCGACCGTATCGAACTGGAATATGCGCAACAGATGATGGCGTGGTTGCTGTTCATGCGTGCTCCGAAGCACGTGGTGCAACTGGGCCTTGGGACGGGGTCGATCACCAAGTTCTCGCACCAGCACTTCCCGCGCACGCAAGTCACGGCCGTCGAATTGAACCCGGCCGTGGTCGTTGCCGCGCGCACGATGTTCAGCCTGCCGGACGATTCGCGTCATCTGAAGGTGCTCGAAGCCGATGCCTGGGACTTCGTCACCGATACGGCAAACCATGGCACCGTCGATGTACTGCAAGTCGATCTTTACGATGCGACGGCGCGCGGCCCTGTGCACGATACGCCGGCGTTTTACAAGGCTTGCCGCGCTACGCTGCGTGCGCCGGGCATGCTGACGATGAACCTGTTCGGCGATCACGACAGCTATCCGAAGAACATCCGTCGTCTGCGTCAGGCATTCGATAATCGCGTGATCGAATTCCCGGAAGTGCACGACGGCAACGTCATCGTGCTCGCCTTCAACGGCCCGCTGTTGTCGGTCGAGTGGAAGGATGTGGAAGCGCGTGCGAAAGTCGTGGAAGCCGCCACGGGCCTGCCGGCCAAGCGTTGGGTCAAGCAGCTTCGCTCGGCCAACGGCGACGGCGGACCGGTACTGACGATCTGA
- a CDS encoding DNA-deoxyinosine glycosylase has product MATPSPSELKRNFPPVVDVHTRVLILGSLPGEVSLAHQQYYAHPQNRFWHLVGEVIDEPLPSLPYAERLEVVRAHGVGLWDVVAQARREGSLDSNIRLHAGSDLAGLIATLPSLRAVAFNGGTAARIGQRALAQGGVTTPVVLLPSSSPAYTIPYATKRDAWLALRDWLGTNAAA; this is encoded by the coding sequence ATGGCGACACCATCCCCATCCGAACTCAAGCGCAACTTTCCGCCAGTGGTAGATGTGCACACGCGGGTGCTGATTCTCGGCAGCCTGCCTGGCGAAGTGTCGCTTGCGCACCAGCAGTACTACGCGCATCCGCAGAATCGCTTCTGGCATCTGGTGGGGGAGGTGATCGATGAACCCCTGCCGTCGCTGCCGTATGCCGAGCGACTGGAGGTGGTGCGCGCGCACGGCGTCGGGCTTTGGGATGTGGTGGCGCAAGCGCGACGCGAAGGCAGTCTCGACAGCAATATTCGTCTGCACGCCGGCAGCGATCTCGCAGGGCTGATCGCTACGCTGCCGTCGCTGCGCGCGGTTGCGTTTAATGGCGGCACGGCGGCACGCATCGGACAGCGAGCGTTGGCACAAGGCGGTGTGACGACGCCGGTGGTACTGCTGCCGTCGAGCAGCCCGGCCTACACGATTCCCTATGCGACGAAACGCGATGCGTGGCTCGCGTTGCGCGACTGGCTGGGCACGAACGCGGCGGCTTGA
- a CDS encoding chorismate--pyruvate lyase family protein: protein MTFRFDVGGRRWQAVPAPALSRRHKDWLTRGGALTRHLSTLGRVSVRVVAERVMPADADQCRAIGVPLRTPMWARDVILLVDDEPVVVAHSVTPLTYSRSIWQAMRRLRTRPLADLLYHDPTVTRSMLVSSPLGPRHLLHGRARHDARDPLVGAKSYARLWARRSVFLRHGAPLLVTEAFLPRFWRRLQAAHD from the coding sequence ATGACTTTCCGATTCGATGTAGGCGGGCGGCGCTGGCAGGCTGTCCCGGCACCGGCGCTTTCGCGTCGTCATAAGGACTGGCTGACCCGCGGGGGGGCGCTCACGCGCCATCTGTCGACACTCGGCCGGGTGAGTGTGCGTGTGGTCGCAGAGCGGGTGATGCCCGCCGACGCCGACCAGTGCCGCGCGATCGGTGTGCCGTTGCGCACACCGATGTGGGCGCGCGACGTCATTCTGCTGGTCGACGACGAGCCGGTCGTTGTGGCGCATAGCGTCACGCCGCTCACCTATAGCCGTTCGATATGGCAGGCAATGCGTCGTCTGCGCACACGACCGCTGGCCGATCTGCTTTACCACGACCCTACGGTGACGCGCTCCATGCTGGTGTCGAGCCCGCTGGGGCCGCGCCATTTGCTGCACGGCCGCGCACGGCACGATGCCCGCGATCCGCTGGTGGGCGCGAAGTCGTATGCGCGGTTGTGGGCGCGCCGCTCGGTCTTCCTGCGCCACGGTGCGCCGTTGCTCGTGACCGAAGCGTTTCTGCCGCGGTTCTGGCGACGTCTGCAAGCGGCGCACGACTGA
- the htpG gene encoding molecular chaperone HtpG, producing MAQETMSFQAEVKQLLQLMIHSLYSNKEIFLRELISNASDAADKLRFEAINDAALYEQDPELKIRVSFDKNARTVTIEDNGIGMSREEAISHLGTIAKSGTKEFFSRLSGDQQKDAALIGQFGVGFYSGFIVADRMTVESRRAGLPASEGVRWSSTGEGDFSVETIERAPRGTAITLHLRDGEDELLSSWQLQSIIRKYSDHISLPIVMRGETWDEEKKEMVPASTDETVNQASALWTRSKSDITDEQYTQFYQHIAHDMQAPLAWTHNRVEGRSEYTQLLYVPAHAPYDLWDRNSQGGLKLYVKRVFIMDDADQLLPNYLRFVRGVVDSADLPLNVSREILQESRDVKAIREGCTKRVLGLLEDLAENQKDKYTQFWGAFGQVLKEGTGEDHANRERIAKLLRFASTHNDSAEQSVSLADYVSRMKEGQDKIYYVTAESWVAASHSPHLEVFRKKGVEVLLLTDRVDEWMLSYVHEFDGKPLVSVARGDLDLGALEDAAEKAAQEKTSDDLKPLVEKMKEVLADKAKDVRVTFRLTDSPSCLVSDENDMSGTLQRLMKAAGQKMPEFRPILEINPSHALIQRLTAESADLSDWTQLLFDQALLAEGGSLEDPAAFVKRTNALLLAAR from the coding sequence ATGGCGCAAGAAACCATGAGCTTCCAGGCAGAAGTCAAACAGCTTCTGCAACTGATGATTCATTCGCTGTACAGCAACAAGGAAATCTTCCTGCGCGAACTGATCTCCAACGCCTCGGACGCCGCCGACAAGCTGCGCTTCGAAGCGATCAACGACGCAGCGCTGTATGAGCAGGATCCGGAACTCAAGATTCGCGTGTCGTTCGACAAGAACGCTCGCACCGTCACGATCGAGGACAACGGCATCGGCATGAGCCGCGAGGAAGCGATCTCGCATCTCGGCACGATTGCCAAGTCCGGCACCAAGGAGTTCTTCTCGCGCCTGTCGGGCGATCAGCAGAAGGACGCTGCGCTCATCGGCCAGTTCGGCGTGGGCTTCTACTCAGGCTTCATCGTGGCCGACCGGATGACGGTCGAATCGCGTCGCGCCGGTCTGCCGGCATCGGAAGGCGTGCGCTGGTCGTCGACCGGCGAAGGCGACTTCTCGGTCGAGACCATCGAACGCGCGCCGCGTGGCACAGCCATCACGCTGCATCTGCGTGATGGCGAAGACGAACTGCTTTCGTCGTGGCAACTCCAGTCGATCATCCGCAAATACTCCGATCACATTTCGCTGCCGATCGTCATGCGCGGCGAGACCTGGGACGAAGAGAAGAAGGAGATGGTCCCCGCCTCGACGGACGAGACCGTCAATCAGGCCAGCGCGCTGTGGACGCGCAGCAAGAGCGACATCACCGACGAGCAGTACACGCAGTTCTACCAGCACATCGCGCACGATATGCAGGCCCCGCTGGCATGGACGCACAACCGTGTCGAAGGCCGCAGCGAATACACGCAATTGCTGTATGTGCCGGCGCACGCACCATACGATCTGTGGGATCGCAACTCGCAGGGTGGGTTGAAGCTGTACGTGAAGCGCGTGTTCATCATGGATGACGCGGATCAACTGCTGCCGAACTACCTGCGCTTCGTGCGTGGGGTCGTGGACTCGGCCGATCTGCCGTTGAACGTATCGCGCGAAATCCTGCAGGAAAGCCGTGATGTGAAGGCGATCCGGGAGGGTTGCACGAAGCGGGTACTCGGTCTGCTCGAAGACCTGGCCGAGAACCAGAAAGACAAGTACACGCAGTTCTGGGGCGCGTTCGGTCAGGTGCTCAAGGAAGGCACGGGCGAGGATCACGCGAACCGTGAGCGCATCGCCAAGCTGCTGCGCTTTGCCAGCACACATAACGATTCGGCCGAGCAGAGCGTGTCGCTGGCCGACTACGTCAGCCGCATGAAGGAAGGTCAGGACAAGATTTACTACGTCACGGCGGAGAGCTGGGTGGCCGCAAGTCACAGCCCGCATCTGGAAGTCTTCCGCAAGAAGGGTGTGGAAGTGCTGTTGCTCACGGATCGCGTCGACGAGTGGATGCTCTCGTATGTGCACGAGTTCGACGGCAAGCCGCTCGTGAGCGTGGCGCGGGGCGATCTGGATCTGGGCGCGCTGGAAGATGCCGCCGAGAAGGCTGCGCAGGAGAAAACCAGCGACGATCTGAAGCCGCTCGTCGAGAAGATGAAGGAAGTGCTCGCCGATAAGGCCAAGGACGTGCGGGTAACGTTCCGTCTGACCGATTCGCCGTCGTGCCTGGTGTCGGATGAGAACGACATGAGCGGCACGCTCCAGCGGCTGATGAAGGCGGCCGGCCAGAAGATGCCGGAGTTCCGTCCGATTCTCGAAATCAACCCGTCGCATGCGCTGATTCAGCGACTGACGGCCGAGAGCGCCGATCTGTCCGACTGGACGCAGCTCCTGTTCGATCAGGCGCTGCTGGCCGAAGGTGGCAGCCTCGAAGATCCGGCCGCGTTCGTGAAGCGTACCAACGCGTTGCTGCTCGCCGCCCGTTGA
- a CDS encoding aminotransferase-like domain-containing protein, translating to MSPLALADNAALDTARMTLVDQLVHWASLRIEERVFLPGMRMPSIRSLAEDKRVSRFSVVEAYERLVAQGYLEARRGSGFYVRERPAMPPQNAAMPMVAKGPIDVAWLVRSMLHSVAPERGPGMGYLPPGWLDAEMMTSAMRSMSRQSSAHLLQTGNPHGFLPLRVQLQTQLAELEIGARPEQIVLTSGITQAVDFLLRLYVRAGDTVLVGDPAWFVMFGRIASQGAHTVGVPYTVDGPDMQALERLVQQHRPKLLIINSILQNPTGTSLTPARAFQILRLAEQYDFMVLEDDIYCDLCPPHQQVARLASLDQLKRVIYMGSFSKTLAANLRVAFVACSPELAKTFIDHKMLSGSTTPEINERIVYKALTEGHYRRHVERLRSRLDDVRDSTRRHLERIGLRMFGDPTSGMFLWVDTGVDTSAVAAAGHEAGFLFAPGALFSPRQAPSTWMRMNVACSSDPAMLSFLSRQLELAA from the coding sequence ATTTCTCCGCTGGCGCTGGCGGACAACGCCGCACTCGACACCGCGCGCATGACGCTTGTCGATCAACTCGTACACTGGGCGAGTCTGCGCATCGAAGAGCGGGTGTTTCTGCCGGGCATGCGCATGCCGTCGATCCGCTCGCTCGCGGAAGACAAGCGTGTATCGCGCTTTTCCGTGGTGGAAGCGTATGAGCGTCTGGTCGCGCAGGGCTATCTCGAGGCGCGTCGCGGCTCGGGGTTCTACGTGCGCGAGCGGCCCGCGATGCCGCCGCAGAACGCCGCGATGCCGATGGTCGCCAAAGGCCCCATCGACGTGGCCTGGCTCGTGCGCAGCATGCTGCACTCGGTGGCGCCCGAGCGCGGGCCCGGTATGGGCTATCTTCCCCCGGGCTGGCTCGACGCCGAGATGATGACGTCCGCCATGCGATCCATGAGCCGTCAGTCGAGCGCGCACTTGCTGCAAACCGGCAATCCGCACGGGTTCCTGCCGCTGCGCGTTCAACTCCAGACCCAGCTCGCGGAGCTGGAAATCGGCGCGCGGCCCGAGCAGATCGTGCTGACGTCGGGGATCACGCAGGCGGTGGACTTCTTGTTGCGTCTGTATGTGCGGGCCGGCGACACGGTACTCGTGGGCGATCCGGCATGGTTCGTGATGTTCGGCCGCATTGCGTCGCAAGGCGCGCATACCGTGGGGGTGCCGTACACGGTCGACGGGCCGGATATGCAGGCGCTGGAGCGTCTGGTGCAGCAGCATCGCCCGAAGCTGCTGATCATCAATTCTATCCTTCAGAACCCGACGGGCACGTCGCTGACACCGGCACGGGCGTTCCAGATTCTGCGGCTGGCCGAGCAGTACGATTTCATGGTGCTGGAAGACGATATCTACTGCGATCTGTGCCCACCGCATCAGCAGGTGGCACGTCTGGCGAGTCTCGATCAACTCAAGCGCGTGATCTACATGGGCAGCTTTTCGAAGACGCTCGCCGCCAATCTGCGCGTGGCGTTCGTCGCCTGTTCTCCCGAGTTGGCGAAGACCTTCATCGATCACAAGATGCTTTCGGGCTCGACCACGCCCGAGATCAACGAGCGGATCGTCTACAAGGCTCTCACCGAGGGGCATTACCGACGTCACGTCGAGCGCCTGCGCTCGCGTCTGGACGACGTGCGCGACAGCACGCGGCGGCATCTCGAACGCATCGGCCTGCGCATGTTCGGCGATCCGACGTCCGGCATGTTCCTCTGGGTCGACACCGGGGTCGATACCAGTGCGGTCGCCGCCGCCGGTCACGAGGCGGGCTTCCTGTTTGCGCCGGGCGCGCTGTTCTCGCCGCGCCAGGCGCCGAGTACGTGGATGCGGATGAATGTCGCCTGCTCCAGCGATCCTGCCATGCTGAGCTTCCTGTCGCGTCAGCTCGAACTGGCTGCCTGA
- a CDS encoding DUF2917 domain-containing protein — protein sequence MREIRLFELDRGQTVFWPSPAADLPQSLQVLQGVLWLTVEGEPADHWLHAGESFEIRGGQRVWLGTWQDGARLRVSQPATTLSPSAGMLVRPQGRDTGRLGWRLAWRDLAARLVNRTATRLSRG from the coding sequence ATGCGTGAAATCCGACTCTTCGAACTGGACCGGGGACAGACCGTCTTCTGGCCGAGCCCGGCTGCCGACCTGCCGCAATCGCTTCAGGTCTTGCAGGGCGTACTGTGGCTGACCGTGGAAGGCGAGCCCGCCGACCACTGGCTTCACGCCGGTGAGAGCTTCGAGATTCGCGGCGGTCAACGGGTGTGGCTCGGCACGTGGCAGGACGGCGCGCGGTTGCGCGTGAGCCAGCCGGCGACGACGCTCTCGCCGTCCGCAGGGATGCTGGTACGCCCGCAGGGCCGCGACACGGGCCGTCTGGGCTGGCGTCTCGCGTGGCGCGATCTCGCGGCACGCCTGGTCAATCGGACGGCAACGCGGCTTTCGCGCGGCTAA
- a CDS encoding VOC family protein, producing the protein MSAPQALKLDHLVVAAQTLEAGEAHVIEQLGLTDVVPQRGGKHARMGTHNSLLGLWGGVYLEIIAIDPDAPPPGRARWFGLDDEAVQARLAQGPYLAHWVARVDRPRSLPRWQTQYPQRLAPVIEMQRGALTWQIGVPDDGSLPAWQGAGQGVLPTLIQWDSSQHPADTLPSADCAVTLLRGFHPQAAAIHEQLQWLGADTLINVEATLVEPSLAAEIDTPDGPRTLR; encoded by the coding sequence ATGTCCGCACCTCAAGCCCTGAAACTGGATCATCTCGTCGTTGCCGCGCAAACGCTGGAGGCGGGCGAAGCTCATGTCATCGAGCAGCTTGGCTTGACGGATGTTGTGCCGCAGCGCGGCGGCAAGCACGCCCGCATGGGCACGCACAACAGTTTGCTGGGGCTGTGGGGTGGCGTGTATCTGGAGATCATCGCGATCGATCCCGACGCCCCGCCGCCAGGCCGCGCCCGCTGGTTCGGCCTCGACGACGAAGCGGTTCAGGCGCGTCTCGCCCAGGGACCTTATCTGGCGCATTGGGTGGCGCGCGTGGATCGTCCACGCTCGCTGCCGCGCTGGCAGACCCAGTATCCGCAGCGACTGGCCCCCGTCATCGAGATGCAGCGCGGCGCACTGACGTGGCAGATCGGCGTGCCCGACGATGGCAGCCTGCCCGCATGGCAAGGCGCCGGTCAGGGCGTGCTGCCCACGCTAATCCAATGGGATTCATCGCAGCATCCGGCCGATACGCTACCCAGCGCCGATTGCGCGGTCACGTTGTTGCGCGGTTTCCATCCGCAAGCGGCCGCGATCCACGAACAATTGCAGTGGCTCGGCGCAGACACCCTCATCAATGTGGAAGCGACGCTGGTCGAGCCGTCCCTCGCCGCAGAAATCGATACCCCCGACGGTCCGCGTACATTGCGCTAG
- a CDS encoding DMT family transporter — protein MNSRESQGMLIGLIGVLIFSLTLPMTRIVVAEVNPLLNGLGRALVAAVFAGALLWWRREPWPTLPQLKSLAITSLGVIIAFPVFSAWAMKTIPASHGAVVNGLQPFFVAIYAYWLGGERPSRGFWVCALAGSALVIAFALRAGGGSLHAADGLMLFAVIIGALGYAEGGKLAREIGGWQVICWALVVSAPVLLLPVGWLAWQQPWPVSGKAWGAFAYVTLFSQFIGFFAWYAGLAMGGIARVGQVQLLQIFFTIALSALFFGEQVDAATWLFAAGVVLTIALGKNMKIGASRLTGKPV, from the coding sequence ATGAATTCGCGCGAATCCCAAGGCATGCTGATCGGACTGATCGGCGTGCTGATCTTCAGCCTGACGTTGCCGATGACCCGCATCGTCGTGGCGGAAGTCAATCCTCTGCTCAACGGACTGGGACGTGCGCTGGTTGCCGCTGTATTCGCGGGCGCGTTGCTCTGGTGGCGTCGCGAGCCGTGGCCCACGTTGCCGCAACTCAAAAGTCTGGCCATCACCTCATTGGGCGTGATCATTGCGTTCCCCGTGTTCTCGGCATGGGCGATGAAGACGATTCCGGCGTCGCACGGCGCGGTCGTCAATGGCCTGCAACCCTTTTTCGTCGCGATCTACGCCTATTGGCTGGGTGGCGAGCGTCCGTCGCGTGGCTTCTGGGTCTGTGCACTTGCCGGTAGTGCGCTCGTCATCGCGTTCGCGCTGCGCGCCGGGGGCGGTAGCCTGCATGCGGCCGATGGCCTGATGTTGTTCGCCGTGATCATTGGCGCGCTGGGGTATGCCGAAGGCGGCAAGCTCGCCCGCGAGATAGGCGGCTGGCAGGTCATCTGCTGGGCGCTGGTGGTATCCGCGCCAGTGCTGCTCCTGCCGGTCGGCTGGCTCGCCTGGCAGCAACCGTGGCCCGTGAGCGGCAAAGCGTGGGGCGCATTCGCCTACGTCACCCTCTTCTCGCAGTTCATCGGCTTTTTCGCGTGGTATGCCGGTCTCGCCATGGGCGGAATCGCACGCGTAGGCCAAGTACAATTGCTTCAGATTTTCTTCACGATTGCGCTGTCCGCCCTGTTTTTCGGCGAACAAGTCGACGCAGCGACGTGGCTCTTTGCGGCTGGCGTCGTGTTGACCATTGCACTCGGCAAGAACATGAAGATCGGCGCCTCGCGACTCACGGGCAAACCGGTCTGA
- a CDS encoding aminotransferase-like domain-containing protein, translating into MHDWQYSERARNLTSSAIREILKVTERPDVISFAGGLPSPATFPVAQMRAAAERVLTESPQAALQYSATEGFAPLREWIAKRYSRDGLALTPENILITTGSQQGLDLIGKIFIDEGSRVLVEAPSYLGALQSFSLFAPKYVPVPTDDHGLLPEALTPEIVNGARFLYAMPNFQNPTGRRLPMARREALAAVAKRDGLAIIEDDPYGELDYEGQRLPSLMSLAPEHVLYMGSFSKVLAPGLRLGFIIGPQAVIAKLVQAKQAADLHTPSLTQRIAYEVVKDGFLDSHIPSIRTLYAAQAKAMLASLAKHMPADATWTTPAGGMFIWLTLPAGIDTMQLLEKAIAQNVAFVPGAPFYVGTPQSNTLRLSFVTVPPEKIEVGVARLGALVAEALTRRAA; encoded by the coding sequence ATGCATGATTGGCAATATTCCGAACGTGCCCGCAATCTGACCAGCTCGGCCATTCGCGAAATTCTGAAGGTGACGGAACGCCCCGACGTCATTTCGTTCGCCGGTGGCCTGCCCTCGCCGGCCACCTTCCCCGTCGCCCAGATGCGCGCCGCCGCCGAGCGTGTACTGACCGAGTCGCCGCAGGCTGCGCTGCAATACAGCGCCACCGAAGGTTTCGCGCCGCTGCGCGAGTGGATCGCCAAGCGCTACTCGCGCGACGGCCTCGCGCTCACCCCAGAGAACATCCTGATCACCACAGGCTCGCAGCAAGGCCTCGACCTCATCGGCAAGATTTTCATCGACGAAGGCAGCCGTGTTCTGGTGGAGGCCCCCAGCTATCTGGGCGCCCTGCAATCGTTCTCGCTGTTCGCCCCGAAGTACGTGCCGGTGCCGACCGACGACCACGGCCTGCTGCCTGAAGCACTCACGCCCGAGATCGTCAATGGCGCACGCTTCCTGTACGCCATGCCGAACTTCCAGAACCCGACCGGACGCCGACTGCCGATGGCGCGCCGCGAGGCACTGGCTGCGGTGGCCAAGCGCGACGGTCTGGCGATCATCGAAGACGATCCATACGGCGAACTCGACTACGAAGGCCAACGCCTGCCCAGCCTCATGTCGCTCGCCCCGGAGCATGTGCTCTACATGGGTTCGTTCTCGAAGGTGCTCGCGCCGGGGCTGCGACTCGGCTTCATCATCGGCCCGCAGGCCGTGATCGCCAAGCTCGTGCAGGCCAAACAGGCCGCCGATCTGCACACACCGAGCCTCACGCAGCGCATCGCTTACGAGGTCGTGAAGGACGGCTTCCTGGATTCGCATATCCCGTCGATCCGCACGCTCTACGCAGCGCAGGCCAAGGCGATGCTCGCCTCATTGGCAAAGCACATGCCGGCAGACGCCACCTGGACCACGCCGGCCGGCGGTATGTTCATCTGGTTGACATTGCCCGCAGGCATCGACACCATGCAGTTGCTGGAAAAAGCGATTGCGCAGAATGTCGCGTTCGTGCCCGGTGCACCGTTTTACGTCGGTACACCGCAATCGAATACGCTGCGACTGTCGTTCGTCACCGTGCCGCCCGAGAAAATCGAAGTGGGCGTTGCCCGACTGGGTGCGCTCGTCGCGGAAGCCCTCACGCGTCGCGCTGCCTGA
- a CDS encoding RidA family protein translates to MSVYDKLKQLGIELPSAGAPAAAYVMSAQTGNTVFLSGHLPKKDGKIWTGKLGQDVSVDEGKAAARAVAIELIATLHAHTGDLNKVKRVVKLMSLVNSTQEFTDQHLVTNGASELIAEVFGDAGKHARSAFGVAQIPLGACVEIELIAELA, encoded by the coding sequence ATGTCCGTCTACGACAAACTGAAGCAACTGGGTATCGAACTGCCGAGCGCCGGCGCCCCCGCTGCCGCCTACGTGATGAGCGCACAAACCGGCAATACCGTGTTCCTCTCGGGCCATCTGCCGAAGAAGGATGGCAAGATCTGGACCGGCAAGCTCGGCCAGGACGTGAGCGTCGACGAAGGCAAGGCTGCCGCACGCGCCGTTGCCATCGAACTGATCGCGACCCTGCATGCCCACACGGGCGACCTGAACAAGGTCAAGCGCGTGGTGAAGCTGATGAGCCTCGTGAACTCGACGCAGGAATTCACCGATCAGCATCTGGTGACGAACGGTGCCTCGGAACTGATCGCGGAAGTCTTCGGCGACGCCGGCAAGCATGCACGTTCGGCCTTTGGCGTTGCGCAGATTCCCCTGGGCGCATGCGTCGAAATCGAACTGATCGCCGAACTCGCCTGA
- a CDS encoding MFS transporter, translated as MASTNSLPLANGATASGASAPKLPAGVARGTAEYAVISRALFFGGFSTFAQLYCMQSLLPLLTTTFGITPAQASWSVSAATMMMALGLLVTCVAADRVSRKRMMTMALLSSSVLTLASAFSTNFETVVVLGALKGLALSGLPAIAMAYLSEEIDQRSLGMSMGLYIGGNILGGMAGRVLAAFVADMFSWRVSVAVIGLVCLAMGLEFARSLPHSRRFTPRHMSVREAIGHARRHLGDPALLGLYLFAGLMMGSFVSVYNYLGFHLSASPFHLPHAAIGAIFTMYLIGVVGSFIAGPLSDRVGRPRLLWVLVAFSLVGLVTMLSSQVLGVVIGLAIFTFGFFGAHTVASSWVGRRATEGRAIASALYLFFYYLGSSLLGSYSGVMLKAHGWHGVVALLAVAVVLSLAVAITMRRAYGGGKPL; from the coding sequence ATGGCATCAACCAATTCCCTTCCTCTTGCTAACGGCGCGACGGCCAGTGGTGCGTCGGCGCCCAAGCTTCCTGCGGGCGTTGCCCGTGGCACCGCCGAATACGCTGTCATCAGCCGGGCACTCTTCTTCGGCGGTTTTTCGACGTTCGCGCAGTTGTACTGCATGCAGTCGCTGTTGCCGTTGCTGACCACGACGTTCGGCATTACGCCTGCGCAGGCCAGTTGGTCCGTTTCGGCAGCCACGATGATGATGGCGCTGGGGCTGCTCGTGACCTGCGTTGCTGCCGATCGGGTGAGTCGCAAGCGGATGATGACGATGGCATTGCTCAGTTCGTCGGTGCTCACGCTCGCGAGTGCGTTCTCTACCAACTTCGAGACCGTCGTGGTTCTCGGTGCTCTCAAGGGGCTGGCGCTCTCCGGTTTGCCGGCCATCGCGATGGCGTACCTGAGCGAAGAGATCGATCAGCGCTCGCTCGGTATGTCGATGGGCCTGTACATCGGCGGCAATATCCTGGGTGGCATGGCCGGGCGCGTGCTTGCCGCGTTCGTGGCGGATATGTTCTCGTGGCGCGTGTCGGTGGCCGTGATCGGCCTGGTATGTCTGGCGATGGGGCTGGAGTTTGCCCGCAGCCTGCCGCATTCGCGCCGCTTCACGCCGCGTCACATGTCGGTGCGCGAGGCCATCGGTCACGCACGTCGCCATCTGGGCGATCCGGCGCTGTTGGGGTTGTATCTGTTCGCCGGGCTGATGATGGGCAGCTTCGTGAGCGTCTACAACTATCTGGGCTTCCACTTGTCGGCGTCGCCGTTCCATTTGCCGCATGCGGCGATTGGCGCGATCTTCACGATGTACCTGATCGGTGTGGTCGGCTCGTTCATTGCCGGGCCGCTATCGGATCGCGTGGGACGCCCGCGTCTGCTGTGGGTGCTGGTCGCGTTCTCGCTCGTAGGACTCGTGACCATGCTTTCGTCGCAAGTGCTGGGTGTGGTGATCGGTCTGGCAATCTTCACGTTCGGCTTCTTCGGCGCGCATACCGTCGCCAGCAGTTGGGTCGGACGCCGGGCCACGGAAGGGCGCGCGATTGCCTCGGCGCTGTATCTGTTCTTCTACTATCTGGGATCGAGCCTGCTGGGCAGCTACTCGGGCGTGATGCTCAAGGCGCACGGCTGGCATGGGGTCGTGGCGTTGCTGGCCGTGGCCGTCGTGCTGTCGTTGGCGGTAGCGATCACCATGCGCCGCGCATACGGCGGCGGTAAGCCGCTCTGA